A genomic segment from Streptomyces antibioticus encodes:
- the serB gene encoding phosphoserine phosphatase SerB, translating to MSAQTSSSDVPTLLVKIFGKDRPGITAGLFDTLAAFSVDVVDIEQVVTRGRMVLCALVTEPPHGLEGDLRSTVHSWAESMKMQAEIISGRGDNRPRGLGRSLVTVLGHPLTAEATAAIAARITKAGGNIDRIFRLAKYPVTAVEFAISGVETSQLRPALVTDAAALGVDVAVVDAGLHRRAQRLVVMDVDSTLIQDEVIELFAAHAGCEDKVAEVTAAAMRGELDFEQSLHARVALLEGLDASVVEKVRTEVRLTPGARTLIRTLKRLGYQVGVVSGGFTQVTDDLKERLGLDFAQANTLEIVDGKLTGRVTGEIVDRAGKARLLRRFAAEAGVPLSQTVAIGDGANDLDMLNAAGLGVAFNAKPVVREAAHTAVNVPFLDTVLYLLGVTREEVEAADTHDEG from the coding sequence ATGAGCGCGCAGACTTCGTCCTCAGACGTCCCTACTCTCCTCGTCAAGATCTTCGGCAAGGACAGGCCGGGCATCACGGCCGGTCTCTTCGACACCCTCGCGGCCTTCTCCGTCGACGTGGTCGACATCGAGCAGGTCGTCACCCGTGGCCGTATGGTGCTGTGCGCGCTCGTGACCGAGCCGCCGCACGGGCTGGAGGGTGACCTGCGGTCGACGGTCCACAGTTGGGCCGAGTCGATGAAGATGCAGGCGGAGATCATCTCGGGCCGCGGCGACAACCGCCCGCGTGGCCTGGGCCGCTCCCTGGTGACCGTGCTCGGGCATCCGCTGACCGCGGAGGCCACCGCCGCGATCGCCGCCCGGATCACCAAGGCCGGCGGCAACATCGACCGTATCTTCCGGCTCGCCAAGTACCCCGTGACGGCCGTCGAGTTCGCGATCTCCGGTGTGGAGACCTCACAACTGCGCCCCGCCCTCGTCACGGACGCGGCCGCGCTCGGCGTGGACGTCGCCGTGGTGGACGCGGGCCTGCACCGGCGGGCCCAGCGGCTCGTCGTGATGGACGTGGACTCCACGCTGATCCAGGACGAGGTGATCGAGCTCTTCGCCGCGCACGCCGGCTGCGAGGACAAGGTCGCCGAGGTGACCGCGGCCGCGATGCGCGGCGAGCTGGACTTCGAGCAGTCGCTGCACGCGCGGGTGGCGCTGCTGGAAGGGCTGGACGCCTCGGTCGTGGAGAAGGTGCGCACCGAGGTGCGGCTGACGCCTGGCGCCCGCACCCTGATCCGGACACTGAAGCGGCTCGGCTACCAGGTCGGGGTCGTATCGGGCGGGTTCACGCAGGTCACCGACGATCTGAAGGAGCGGCTGGGGCTGGACTTCGCCCAGGCCAACACGCTGGAGATCGTCGACGGCAAGCTGACCGGGCGGGTGACCGGCGAGATCGTGGACCGCGCGGGCAAGGCGCGGCTGCTGCGCAGGTTCGCCGCCGAGGCGGGCGTACCGCTCTCGCAGACCGTGGCGATCGGCGACGGCGCCAACGACCTGGACATGCTGAACGCGGCCGGTCTCGGTGTCGCCTTCAACGCCAAGCCCGTCGTACGGGAGGCGGCGCACACGGCGGTGAACGTGCCGTTCCTGGACACCGTGCTGTATCTGCTGGGCGTCACCCGCGAAGAGGTCGAGGCGGCGGACACCCACGACGAGGGCTGA
- a CDS encoding streptophobe family protein yields MSAGTGAYDDKGAAHGTRVPWLDVLLSAIAAVSWALIGMAGTAALGLHLLEADASASLGPMTAAVVALGAGGSVTPSGDVSAFGLGGAEANTAIEITPLGVSLVGALLLSWFFLRSLRTAGVVVAPAELLARAGTVVALFVAMLGGLAWAGHDVVTLDGGALGLDDMPGAGGSGGGLEIPGLGDIGDIGGLLPDRIGDLIDTKAAVGFTVDTVPTLLGGFFWSAGILLIALLASRRTPLPRGWEPVHRVVRPAVSALVTVVLVAVAAGLAAAAYAAIGDAHPRRIAGAALLGAPNGVWLGLSIGLFVPWDGRATGLLTQVLPAPLDDLLGSGGDRSVTVGRLAELDGRVWLLSVATAVLMLLAGVLTAARTPVGGGQAGAGGFTGGGAGAGADGFVGSAGGVGRGAGGGIDAGGFVGGTAGVGGFVGRCALRLGIVTAVALPLLGWLAAVSADASLSVLGFDAFGAGISLHGNAGMAVLLGATWGAGAGALGAVLAHATGAAGRWAAGLALGDLRGGGGVDLGGPAGAGAGAGSGWGAGSGAGTGLGAGGQAGPGAGRRSGAGAGSGAGAGPGAGPEAGHRSEPGAGVGAGPGQGARPGAGAGGPVSPGAGRRSGGGDGSAAGTGVDAGAGSGAGSGAGSEVGNSTGAGAGVGGGAGAGAGPGAGAGVEVGPYSPNVSYRAPNPETNPYLRLPDDVRDAVPEGEPEPEDARPGEGVWGAGDDPTVGLPPGTTPPGAEGPKRAR; encoded by the coding sequence ATGAGTGCCGGCACAGGGGCGTACGACGACAAGGGCGCGGCGCACGGCACGCGCGTGCCGTGGCTGGACGTCCTGCTGTCCGCGATCGCCGCGGTGAGCTGGGCCCTGATCGGGATGGCCGGGACGGCGGCGCTCGGTCTGCATCTGCTGGAGGCGGACGCCTCGGCGTCGTTGGGGCCGATGACGGCGGCCGTCGTGGCCCTCGGGGCGGGCGGTTCGGTCACGCCCTCGGGCGATGTCTCGGCGTTCGGACTGGGCGGCGCCGAGGCGAACACGGCCATCGAGATCACGCCACTGGGGGTGAGCCTGGTCGGGGCGCTGTTGCTGTCGTGGTTCTTCCTACGGTCCTTGCGCACGGCCGGAGTCGTGGTCGCGCCGGCCGAACTGCTCGCCCGCGCGGGCACGGTGGTGGCGCTGTTCGTGGCGATGCTGGGCGGGCTGGCCTGGGCGGGGCACGACGTCGTCACGCTGGACGGGGGTGCGCTGGGGCTGGACGACATGCCCGGGGCGGGCGGGAGCGGCGGCGGGCTGGAGATACCGGGGCTCGGCGACATCGGTGACATCGGGGGGCTGCTCCCCGACCGGATCGGCGATCTGATCGACACGAAGGCGGCGGTCGGGTTCACGGTCGACACCGTGCCGACGCTGCTCGGGGGGTTCTTCTGGTCCGCCGGGATCCTGCTGATCGCCCTGCTGGCCTCGCGCCGCACCCCGCTGCCGCGCGGCTGGGAACCGGTGCACCGGGTGGTACGGCCGGCGGTGTCGGCCCTGGTCACGGTGGTGCTGGTGGCCGTGGCGGCCGGGCTCGCGGCCGCGGCGTACGCGGCGATCGGCGACGCCCATCCGCGGCGGATCGCGGGAGCGGCGCTGCTCGGCGCGCCGAATGGGGTGTGGCTGGGGCTCTCGATCGGCCTGTTCGTGCCCTGGGACGGCCGCGCCACGGGCCTCCTCACCCAGGTCCTCCCGGCCCCGCTGGACGACCTGCTCGGCTCGGGCGGGGACCGCTCGGTGACGGTGGGACGACTGGCCGAACTGGACGGCCGGGTGTGGCTTCTGTCCGTGGCCACGGCCGTGCTGATGCTCCTGGCGGGGGTACTGACCGCGGCGCGGACGCCGGTGGGGGGTGGGCAGGCGGGTGCCGGTGGGTTCACGGGCGGCGGGGCCGGGGCCGGGGCCGACGGGTTCGTGGGGAGCGCGGGCGGTGTCGGTCGGGGCGCGGGGGGTGGCATCGATGCCGGTGGGTTCGTAGGGGGCACGGCCGGTGTCGGTGGGTTCGTGGGGCGGTGTGCGTTGCGGCTGGGCATCGTGACCGCGGTGGCCCTGCCCCTGCTGGGGTGGCTCGCGGCGGTGTCGGCGGACGCCTCCCTGTCCGTCCTCGGCTTCGACGCGTTCGGCGCCGGGATCAGCCTGCACGGAAACGCCGGCATGGCGGTCCTTCTCGGCGCGACATGGGGCGCGGGAGCGGGGGCGCTGGGTGCGGTGCTGGCGCATGCAACGGGGGCGGCGGGGCGATGGGCGGCGGGGTTGGCACTGGGTGACTTGCGGGGCGGCGGTGGCGTGGACCTCGGGGGGCCTGCGGGCGCGGGGGCAGGAGCGGGATCGGGGTGGGGTGCGGGATCTGGGGCGGGGACCGGACTTGGAGCGGGCGGGCAGGCCGGGCCTGGGGCTGGGCGCAGGTCGGGGGCGGGTGCTGGATCCGGGGCGGGCGCGGGGCCAGGGGCTGGGCCCGAGGCGGGCCACAGGTCTGAGCCGGGAGCGGGTGTCGGTGCGGGTCCCGGGCAAGGAGCCCGGCCCGGTGCTGGTGCGGGCGGGCCGGTCAGCCCCGGCGCAGGGCGCAGGTCGGGCGGGGGTGACGGATCCGCGGCTGGGACTGGGGTGGACGCGGGCGCCGGGAGCGGGGCGGGCTCCGGGGCCGGTTCCGAGGTCGGCAACAGCACTGGGGCCGGGGCGGGTGTGGGCGGCGGAGCCGGAGCGGGCGCGGGACCCGGAGCGGGCGCGGGTGTCGAGGTCGGGCCCTACTCGCCGAATGTCTCCTATCGGGCGCCCAATCCTGAGACCAATCCCTATCTGCGGTTGCCGGACGATGTGCGGGACGCCGTGCCGGAGGGGGAGCCGGAGCCGGAGGATGCTCGGCCCGGGGAGGGGGTGTGGGGGGCGGGCGACGATCCGACCGTCGGGCTTCCGCCGGGGACGACGCCGCCGGGGGCGGAGGGGCCGAAGAGGGCTCGGTGA
- a CDS encoding CynX/NimT family MFS transporter produces MMGGMAREETRTSMSTPIRRTPPGGPAAGDGPHPSPRAWTARLLMAGIVLAALNLRPAITSLGALLEEVRDGLGMSAGLAGLLTSVPPLCFAVFGITAPRLARRFGPAAVVCAGMAAIAAGLAIRPYAGGTAGFVAASALALMGIAVSNVLMPVIVKRHFPDRVGSMTGLYSMALALGTSTAAAVTVPMTDALGGSWRTGLAVWAGLAAAALLPWLPFVRQRREPGTHAGAGAENPARTASAAAAPGGTEELAARPPLPITRSRTAWALAVFFGLQATAAYITMGWMAQIFRDAGVPAATAGLLLAVTMVMGVPLSFVIPRLATRLPRQGPIVVVLGVCGLAGYAGLYLAPAAGAWAWALLLGISNCAFPLALTMVGMRARTGAGVVRLSAFAQSTGYLISIPGPLLVGVLYQHSGGWGLPLALMAALMIPQTVVGVLAGRDRTVEDETAAR; encoded by the coding sequence ATGATGGGCGGCATGGCGCGCGAGGAAACCCGGACCAGCATGTCCACCCCGATACGCCGGACCCCGCCCGGAGGCCCGGCCGCGGGTGACGGCCCGCATCCGTCCCCGCGCGCGTGGACGGCCCGGCTGCTCATGGCGGGCATCGTGCTGGCCGCCCTCAACCTCCGCCCCGCCATCACCAGCCTCGGCGCCCTCCTCGAAGAGGTCCGCGACGGGCTCGGCATGAGCGCCGGCCTGGCCGGACTGCTCACCTCCGTGCCGCCGCTCTGCTTCGCCGTCTTCGGCATCACCGCCCCGCGCCTCGCCCGCCGCTTCGGGCCCGCCGCCGTGGTGTGCGCCGGGATGGCCGCCATCGCCGCGGGCCTGGCCATCCGGCCGTACGCGGGCGGTACGGCGGGATTCGTGGCCGCCTCCGCCCTCGCGCTCATGGGCATCGCCGTCAGCAACGTCCTGATGCCGGTCATCGTCAAGCGCCACTTCCCCGACCGGGTCGGCTCCATGACCGGCCTGTACTCCATGGCCCTGGCCCTCGGCACCTCCACGGCCGCCGCGGTGACCGTCCCCATGACCGATGCCCTGGGCGGCAGTTGGCGCACCGGCCTCGCCGTCTGGGCGGGCCTGGCCGCGGCCGCCCTGCTGCCCTGGCTGCCGTTCGTCCGGCAGCGGCGGGAGCCGGGCACGCATGCGGGTGCGGGTGCGGAGAACCCTGCGCGCACCGCTTCCGCCGCGGCCGCGCCCGGCGGGACCGAGGAGCTCGCCGCCCGGCCCCCGCTGCCCATCACCCGCAGCCGTACCGCCTGGGCGCTCGCCGTGTTCTTCGGGCTCCAGGCCACCGCCGCCTACATCACCATGGGCTGGATGGCGCAGATCTTCCGGGACGCGGGCGTGCCCGCCGCCACCGCCGGACTGCTGCTCGCCGTCACCATGGTGATGGGCGTGCCGCTGTCCTTCGTCATCCCGCGCCTGGCCACCCGGCTGCCGCGCCAGGGCCCGATCGTCGTCGTGCTCGGCGTCTGCGGCCTCGCCGGGTACGCCGGCCTGTACCTCGCGCCCGCCGCGGGCGCCTGGGCCTGGGCCCTGCTGCTCGGCATCTCCAACTGCGCCTTCCCGCTGGCCCTCACCATGGTCGGCATGCGCGCCAGGACCGGGGCCGGAGTGGTCCGCCTTTCGGCGTTCGCCCAGAGCACCGGCTACCTCATCTCGATCCCCGGCCCGCTCCTGGTCGGCGTGCTCTACCAGCACAGCGGCGGCTGGGGACTGCCGCTGGCGCTGATGGCGGCCCTGATGATCCCGCAGACGGTCGTCGGCGTCCTCGCGGGCCGCGACCGTACGGTGGAGGACGAGACCGCGGCGCGCTGA
- a CDS encoding SixA phosphatase family protein gives MSVAEPRRIVIFRHAKADWSQETDHERPLAERGRLDAAAAGRRLAETGISFDLALCSTAVRTRETWKLAVHELPHRPRTVYEERIYEASPGELITLLNETPEDVRDLVLIGHNPGVHGLADILAGSVEGDAGSRMNRHGFPAASFAVLTFDGSWKSLEPAGGTLVDFWAPFE, from the coding sequence ATGAGCGTCGCAGAACCCCGCAGGATCGTCATCTTCCGCCATGCGAAAGCCGACTGGTCACAGGAGACCGACCATGAGCGGCCGCTCGCCGAGCGGGGCCGCCTGGACGCGGCAGCCGCCGGCCGCAGGCTGGCCGAGACCGGAATCTCCTTCGACCTGGCCCTGTGCTCCACCGCGGTCCGGACCCGCGAGACCTGGAAGCTCGCTGTCCACGAGCTGCCGCACCGGCCGAGAACCGTCTACGAGGAGCGGATCTACGAGGCGTCCCCGGGCGAGCTGATCACCCTGCTCAACGAGACCCCGGAGGACGTCCGTGACCTCGTCCTGATCGGCCACAACCCCGGTGTCCACGGTCTCGCCGACATCCTGGCGGGCTCCGTCGAGGGCGACGCCGGCAGCCGGATGAACCGCCACGGCTTCCCGGCGGCCTCCTTCGCCGTCCTGACCTTCGACGGCTCATGGAAGTCCCTGGAACCGGCCGGGGGCACCCTGGTCGACTTCTGGGCGCCGTTCGAGTGA
- the fabI gene encoding enoyl-ACP reductase FabI → MSGILEGKRVLITGVLMESSIAFHTAKLAQEQGAEIILTAFPRPTLTERIAKKLPKPTKVIELDVTNDEHLGRLADIVGEELGGLDGVVHSIGFAPQDALGGNFLNTPFESVATAMHVSAYSLKSLTMACLPLMQNGGSVVGLTFDAQYAWPQYDWMGPAKAALEATSRYMARDLGKQNIRCNLISAGPIGSMAAKSIPGFGELASVWDTRAPLEWDLKDPEPAGKGVVALLSDWFPKTTGEIIHVDGGLHAIGA, encoded by the coding sequence ATGAGCGGAATTCTCGAGGGCAAGCGCGTCCTGATCACCGGTGTGCTGATGGAGTCCTCCATCGCCTTCCACACCGCCAAGCTGGCCCAGGAGCAGGGTGCCGAGATCATCCTGACCGCGTTCCCGCGGCCCACCCTGACCGAGCGCATCGCCAAGAAGCTGCCGAAGCCCACCAAGGTCATCGAGCTGGACGTCACCAACGACGAGCACCTCGGCCGGCTCGCGGACATCGTCGGCGAGGAGCTGGGCGGCCTCGACGGCGTCGTCCACTCCATCGGCTTCGCCCCGCAGGACGCCCTCGGCGGCAACTTCCTCAACACGCCGTTCGAGTCGGTCGCCACGGCCATGCACGTCTCGGCGTACTCCCTGAAGTCGCTCACCATGGCCTGCCTGCCGCTGATGCAGAACGGCGGCTCGGTCGTCGGCCTCACCTTCGACGCGCAGTACGCCTGGCCGCAGTACGACTGGATGGGCCCGGCCAAGGCCGCCCTGGAGGCCACCAGCCGCTACATGGCCCGTGACCTGGGCAAGCAGAACATCCGCTGCAACCTCATCTCGGCGGGCCCGATCGGCTCCATGGCCGCCAAGTCCATCCCGGGCTTCGGCGAGCTGGCCTCCGTGTGGGACACCCGCGCCCCGCTGGAGTGGGACCTGAAGGACCCGGAGCCGGCCGGCAAGGGCGTCGTCGCCCTCCTGAGCGACTGGTTCCCGAAGACCACGGGCGAGATCATCCACGTGGACGGCGGTCTGCACGCCATCGGCGCCTGA
- a CDS encoding FadR/GntR family transcriptional regulator: protein MALSHPRRSALSEQVIAALRQQITSGEWPVGARIPTEPELVEQLGVARNTVREAVRALAHNGLLDIRQGSGTYVVATSELAGVMHRRFADADPRHIAELRATLESSAARLAAERRTEKDLKQLDALLVRREEAWESGDAEAFVTADATFHLAVVAASHNDVMTAMYADLGEVLRDWLREDVGEELTPETHMDHARLVDAIRAGDTETAAAEAAGYPFLCRPGRFSPSGG from the coding sequence ATGGCCCTGAGTCACCCCCGCCGCTCGGCGCTGTCCGAGCAGGTCATCGCCGCGCTGCGCCAGCAGATCACCTCGGGCGAGTGGCCGGTCGGCGCGCGCATCCCGACCGAGCCCGAGCTGGTCGAACAGCTCGGCGTGGCCCGCAACACGGTCCGTGAGGCCGTCCGGGCGCTCGCGCACAACGGCCTGCTGGACATCCGGCAGGGTTCGGGGACGTATGTCGTCGCCACGAGTGAGCTGGCCGGTGTGATGCACCGCCGTTTCGCGGACGCCGACCCCCGGCACATCGCCGAGCTGCGCGCCACGCTGGAGTCGAGCGCGGCGCGGCTGGCGGCCGAGCGCCGTACCGAGAAGGACCTCAAGCAGTTGGACGCGCTGCTGGTGCGGCGCGAGGAGGCGTGGGAGTCGGGGGACGCGGAGGCGTTCGTGACGGCCGACGCGACCTTCCACCTGGCGGTGGTGGCCGCCTCCCACAACGACGTGATGACGGCGATGTACGCCGATCTGGGCGAGGTGCTGCGGGACTGGCTGCGCGAGGACGTCGGCGAGGAGCTGACGCCGGAGACGCACATGGACCACGCGCGGCTGGTGGACGCGATCCGCGCGGGCGACACGGAGACGGCGGCGGCCGAGGCGGCCGGCTATCCGTTCCTGTGCCGCCCGGGACGGTTCAGCCCCTCTGGTGGCTGA
- a CDS encoding ABC transporter ATP-binding protein/permease, translated as MGHGVPELVLELNGRTWTLDPSRPYTLGRDPQGDLVFEDARVSWRHATVSFDGRSWVVEDHGSTNGTFVRGGRIQRLEIGPGTALHLGNATDGPRVNVSAAQAPVAQPQQQPYAAQGANQAWGPPQAANPPQPGWQQPQAAAPQIPQQGQGPGVGAGAPPVYGDRSPTTFHQFSLGRVMRIGRALENDLVVSDLQVSRNHAEFHSTPDGRMEIRDLGSHNGTYVNGQPIAKGGTQLLGPTDIVGVGHSTFRIVGDRLEEFVDTGEVSFSARHLTVTVDGGKQILKDVSFGVPEKSLIAVIGPSGSGKSTLLKALTGYRPANQGDVLYDNRNLYKQFAELRQRIGLVPQDDILHKELTVNKALKYAAKLRFPADTTAAERDARIDEVLRELKLDIHRGKKVTSLSGGQRKRVSVALELLTKPSLIFLDEPTSGLDPGMDRDVMQLLRGLADDGRTVLVVTHSVAELAICDKLLVMAPGGAVAYFGPPEEALNFFGYDTWADVFSAFENYRDYDWAGRWKGSQHYQMYAADIDAIAPQSVQMPPMQAMRPPKPQGWMSQFVTLVRRYTSVIASDKGFLALSVILPVVLGSVSLLIDSGNDLLPNPVNPKTGRIIPNGTATTVLLILAVGACFAGAANSVRELIKERVIYERERATGLSRSAYLMSKVFVLGLVTLFQGLLVGVIGFSSREIPAEGLVLKSAPLIELCLPIMALGFTSMMFGLIISSLVKTAEKTMPLLVMFAIIQVVFTGCLFALNGSIGVNQFSYLMPSRWAVAAAGTTLDFNRISPPADGGDNDPLWEHTVGAWGMDMFALIVLGVICGFFVARFLRRHEPEVMRK; from the coding sequence GTGGGGCATGGAGTGCCGGAACTCGTACTGGAATTGAACGGACGTACCTGGACGCTCGATCCGTCCAGGCCATACACCCTCGGACGCGATCCGCAGGGGGACCTCGTGTTCGAGGACGCCAGGGTCTCCTGGCGCCACGCCACGGTCAGCTTCGACGGCCGCAGTTGGGTCGTCGAGGACCACGGCAGCACCAACGGCACGTTCGTGCGGGGCGGCCGGATCCAGCGGCTGGAGATCGGCCCCGGCACGGCGCTGCACCTGGGCAACGCCACCGACGGCCCGCGGGTCAACGTGTCGGCGGCGCAGGCGCCGGTCGCGCAGCCGCAGCAGCAGCCGTACGCCGCGCAGGGCGCGAACCAGGCGTGGGGCCCGCCGCAGGCCGCGAACCCGCCGCAGCCCGGCTGGCAGCAGCCGCAGGCCGCCGCGCCGCAGATCCCGCAGCAGGGTCAGGGCCCCGGCGTCGGCGCGGGGGCGCCGCCGGTCTACGGCGACCGCAGCCCCACCACGTTCCACCAGTTCTCGCTGGGCCGGGTGATGCGCATCGGCCGTGCGCTGGAGAACGACCTGGTCGTCTCCGACCTCCAGGTCTCCCGCAACCACGCCGAGTTCCACTCGACGCCCGACGGCCGCATGGAGATCCGCGACCTCGGCTCGCACAACGGCACGTACGTCAACGGCCAGCCGATCGCCAAGGGCGGCACCCAGCTCCTCGGCCCCACCGACATCGTCGGCGTCGGTCACTCGACGTTCCGGATCGTCGGCGACCGGCTGGAGGAGTTCGTCGACACCGGTGAGGTGTCCTTCTCCGCCCGCCATCTGACCGTCACGGTCGACGGCGGCAAGCAGATCCTGAAGGACGTCTCCTTCGGGGTCCCCGAGAAGTCGCTGATCGCGGTCATCGGACCGTCCGGTTCCGGCAAGTCGACGCTGCTCAAGGCACTGACGGGCTACCGTCCCGCCAACCAGGGCGACGTCCTCTACGACAACCGCAACCTGTACAAGCAGTTCGCCGAGCTGCGCCAGCGCATCGGTCTGGTCCCGCAGGACGACATCCTGCACAAGGAACTGACCGTCAACAAGGCGCTCAAGTACGCGGCCAAGCTCCGCTTCCCGGCCGACACCACGGCCGCCGAGCGCGACGCCCGGATCGACGAGGTGCTGCGCGAACTCAAGCTGGACATCCACCGGGGCAAGAAGGTCACCTCGCTCTCCGGCGGCCAGCGCAAGCGCGTCTCGGTGGCGCTGGAGCTGCTCACCAAGCCGTCGCTGATCTTCCTGGACGAGCCGACCTCGGGCCTCGACCCGGGCATGGACCGCGATGTCATGCAGTTGCTGCGCGGCCTCGCCGACGACGGCCGTACGGTCCTCGTCGTCACCCACTCCGTCGCCGAACTCGCCATCTGCGACAAGCTGCTGGTGATGGCGCCGGGCGGGGCGGTCGCCTACTTCGGTCCGCCGGAGGAGGCGCTGAACTTCTTCGGCTACGACACCTGGGCCGATGTGTTCTCCGCCTTCGAGAACTACCGCGACTACGACTGGGCGGGCCGCTGGAAGGGTTCGCAGCACTACCAGATGTACGCCGCGGACATCGACGCCATCGCGCCGCAGTCCGTACAGATGCCGCCGATGCAGGCGATGAGACCGCCCAAGCCGCAGGGCTGGATGTCGCAGTTCGTCACGCTGGTGCGCCGCTACACGTCGGTGATCGCGTCGGACAAGGGCTTCCTCGCCCTGTCGGTGATCCTTCCGGTCGTGCTCGGCTCGGTGAGCCTGCTGATCGACTCCGGCAACGACCTGCTGCCCAACCCGGTCAATCCGAAGACCGGCCGGATCATCCCGAACGGCACGGCCACCACCGTCCTGCTGATCCTCGCGGTCGGCGCCTGCTTCGCGGGCGCGGCGAACTCCGTCCGTGAGCTGATCAAGGAACGGGTCATCTACGAGCGGGAGCGCGCCACCGGTCTGTCGCGCTCGGCGTATCTGATGTCCAAGGTGTTCGTGCTCGGTCTGGTCACCCTGTTCCAGGGGCTGCTGGTCGGTGTCATCGGCTTCTCCAGCCGGGAGATCCCGGCGGAGGGCCTGGTCCTCAAGAGCGCGCCGCTGATCGAGCTGTGCCTGCCGATCATGGCGCTCGGCTTCACCTCGATGATGTTCGGCCTGATCATCTCCTCGCTGGTGAAGACGGCCGAGAAGACCATGCCGCTGCTGGTGATGTTCGCGATCATCCAGGTGGTGTTCACGGGCTGCCTGTTCGCCCTGAACGGTTCGATCGGCGTCAACCAGTTCTCGTACCTGATGCCGTCGCGCTGGGCCGTCGCGGCCGCCGGTACGACGCTGGACTTCAACAGGATCAGCCCGCCGGCGGACGGCGGCGACAACGACCCGCTGTGGGAGCACACCGTCGGTGCCTGGGGCATGGACATGTTCGCCCTGATCGTCCTCGGTGTGATCTGCGGCTTCTTCGTGGCCCGCTTCCTGCGCCGCCACGAGCCCGAGGTCATGCGCAAGTAG
- the fabG gene encoding 3-oxoacyl-[acyl-carrier-protein] reductase: MSRSVLVTGGNRGIGLAIARAFADAGDKVAITYRSGEPPAGYLAVKCDITDPEQVEQAYKEIEAAHGPVEVLVANAGVTKDQLLMRMSEEDFTSVIDTNLTGTFRVVKRANRAMLRAKKGRVVLISSVVGLLGSAGQANYAASKAALVGFARSLARELGSRNITFNVVAPGFVDTDMTRALTDEQRAGIVSQVPLGRYAQPEEIAATVRFLASDDASYITGAVIPVDGGLGMGH; encoded by the coding sequence TTGAGCCGCTCGGTTCTCGTCACCGGAGGAAACCGGGGCATCGGCCTCGCCATCGCCCGAGCGTTCGCCGACGCCGGCGACAAGGTCGCGATCACGTACCGCTCGGGCGAGCCCCCGGCCGGTTACCTGGCCGTGAAGTGCGACATCACCGACCCGGAGCAGGTGGAGCAGGCGTACAAGGAGATCGAGGCCGCGCACGGCCCGGTCGAGGTCCTCGTCGCCAACGCGGGCGTGACCAAGGACCAGCTCCTCATGCGGATGTCCGAGGAGGACTTCACCTCCGTCATCGACACCAACCTCACCGGCACCTTCCGGGTGGTCAAGCGCGCCAACCGCGCGATGCTGCGCGCCAAGAAGGGCCGCGTCGTGCTGATCTCCTCGGTCGTGGGGCTGCTCGGCTCCGCCGGGCAGGCCAACTACGCCGCCTCCAAGGCCGCCCTCGTCGGCTTCGCGCGCTCCCTCGCCCGTGAGCTGGGGTCGCGCAACATCACCTTCAACGTCGTCGCACCCGGCTTTGTCGACACCGACATGACCAGGGCGCTCACCGACGAGCAGCGCGCGGGCATCGTCTCGCAGGTGCCGCTCGGCCGGTACGCGCAGCCGGAGGAGATCGCCGCGACGGTGCGGTTCCTCGCCTCGGACGACGCCTCGTACATCACTGGAGCCGTCATCCCCGTTGACGGCGGACTGGGAATGGGTCACTGA
- a CDS encoding SGM_5486 family transporter-associated protein, translating to MLDPNPQNGQKKMLLVFGSFLAIFVIIAVIATIASP from the coding sequence ATGCTCGACCCGAACCCCCAGAACGGCCAGAAGAAGATGCTGCTCGTCTTCGGCTCGTTCCTCGCCATCTTCGTGATCATCGCCGTCATCGCGACGATCGCCTCGCCCTGA